The DNA window TGGTAATGATGGGGCCATGACGAACGACGGGGGACGGCCGACCGGGCCGACCGGGGCGAGCGAGCCCACCAGCTACGACCTTCAGCCACCCAGAGCGCCGGTCGCGGCGACCAGCGGTATTCCCGAGGCCACCGGGAGCGTTTACACGCCCGGTGCCCCGAACCCGTACGCCGCACCCGCGCCGCCGCCGCACGTCCCACACCCCGCGGCCCATGCCCCTGCTGCCACCGCCGCCCCTGCGGCTACCGCTGCCGTCCCTGTTCCCGGGTCTGTCACCGCTGCCACCGGCTCGGCTCCCGACCCCGGCGCGGGCCGCCGCATCGGCAACCGCTACCGGCTGATCTCCCGCCTCGGCCACGGCGGCATGGGCACCGTCTGGAAGGCGCACGACGAGGTCGTCGACCGCGAGGTCGCCGTGAAGGAGCCGCGCGTTCCGGACCACCTGCCCGCGTCCATGCGGGAGAACGTCCACCAGCGCATGCAGCGCGAGGCCCGCGCCGCGGCCCGCGTCACCCACCCCTCGGTCGTCGCCGTCCACGACGTCGTCGTCGAGGACGGCCGGCCCTGGATCGTCATGGAGCTCGTCCGCGGGCACTCGCTCGGCGACCGGCTGGCGGACGGCACCCTGGACCCGCGCGAGGCCGCCCGCATCGGCCTCGCCGTCCTGGACGCGCTCGGCGCCGCCCACGAGGCCGGCGTGCTGCACCGCGACGTCAAGCCCGACAACGTCCTGCTCGGCCGCGACGACCGCGTCGTCCTCACCGACTTCGGCATCGCCCAGATCGAGGGCGAGCAGGGGCTCACGGAGACGGGCGCCTTCGTCGGCTCGCCCGAGTACGTGGCGCCCGAGCGCGTCCTGGGGCAGCGGCCGGGCCCCGAGTCCGACCTGTGGTCGCTGGGCGTCGTGCTGTACAGCGCGGTGGAGGGCGTCTCGCCCTTCCGGCGCTCCAACACCCAGGCCACCATGCAGGCCATCCTGTCCGCGGAGCCGCAGACGCCGTCGCGCGGCGCGGGCGTGCTGGGCGGGCTCGTCATGGCCCTGCTCCACAAGAATCCGGCGGCCCGTCCCGGCACGGCCGAGGTCAGGCGGGCGCTGGAGACGGTCGCCCGCCCGGCGACGGCCGGGGAGCCCGCCTTCGGCGCGGCCGGCCGCCCGCAGGCCACCGGCAGCAAGTGGGTCCCGCCCGTGCTGCAGGGCAACCGCAAGGCGCAGTGGGGGCTCGGCGTCGGCGTTGTGGCCGTCGCCACGGCCGCGACGCTGCTGATCGTCAACCCCTTCGCCGTCGGCCCGGCCATTCCGCTGCACTGGAAGGTGCGGGACGAGCCGGAGATCGTACGGGCGTCGCTGGCGGTGCCCGAGGACTACGAGAAGTCCGTCGACAGCAACGACAACTGGGTCTACTTCCAGGACCCCAGCGGCGTGTTCGGCATCTCGCTGGACAAGGACACCGCGGAGCAGCGGGCCAAGAACACGGGGAGCAACGAACCGAAGGACATCGGCTCGGCGGAGGTCGAGGCCAAGCGGCTCACCGACCTGCGCACGACGAATCCGAGCACCAAGCTGAACGACGCCAAGACCGACACCGTCAAGGCGTCCCCGTACCCCGGCATGCAGACGGCCGAGATCGTCACCGTGTACCGCAAGTCCGGGAGCAACGAGGGCGACCCCAAGGCGCTGAAGCGGGAGCTGGTCATCGTCAACGAGGCCAAGACCGTGACGTGGGTGCTGGAAGTGCGCATGCCCGAGAAGGGCGAAGGGCGCAAGACCGGCGACAAGCTCTTCGAGAACGTCGTCAAGTACCTGAAGATCCAGGACAAGTGATCCAGGACAAGTGATGCAGGGCAAGTGATCCAGGACAAGTCATAATCCCGGATCAATGACGTGATCGGGTTACCGCCGGGTATTCAAGCGGCGGTGGTCCGTCATACGCTCCCCGTATGACGGACTCGCGGCACAGCGCACCGGAAGTGGCAGCAGTGACGACGGCGGAGGCGGCCCCCGTGCCGGGGCCACCCGCCGGAGGCAACCCCGTCGCCCCGCCCGGCGCCCGCACCGCCGACGACGTCGTCACCCCCGGTGTCGTCGCCCGTCTCACCCGCGGCGTCATCGGCTCCGGCAGCACCGTCAGCCACACGCCCCTCACCGGGCGGAAGCTCGCCGACCTGCCGGAGTCCACCCCGGAGGACGTGGCCACGGCGTTCGCCCGCGCCCGTGAGGCGCAGCTGCACTGGGCCGGCGTCCCCGTGGGCGAGCGCGCCGCCGTCCTGCTGCGCTTCCACGACCTGCTCCTCGACCGGCAGTCCGAGGTCCTCGACCTCATCCAGGTGGAGACCGGCAAGGCCCGTCTCCACGCCCACGAGGAAGTGCAGGCCGTCGCCGTCGCCGCCCGCCACTACGGGCGCAAGGGGCCCGCCTATCTGCGGCCCAAGGCGCACACGGGCGTGGTGCCCCTCCTCACCAAGGTCACCGAGCTGCGCCACCCGCGCGGCGTCGTCGGCCAGATCGCCCCCTGGAACTACCCGTTCGAGCTGTCCGTGGGCGACGCGCTGCCCGCCTTCGTCGCCGGCAACGCGGTCGTGATGAAGCCCGACACCCAGACCGCCCTCACCGCCCTGTGGGCGCGCGAGCTGCTGATCGAGGCCGGGCTGCCCGAGGAGGTCTGGCAGGTCGTCCTCGGCGAGGGCCCGGTCGTCGGCCCGGCCGTCGTCGAACGCGCCGACTACGTCTCCTTCACCGGCTCCACCCGCACCGGCCGCGAGGTCGCCCAGGGCGCCGCGGCCCGCCTGATCGGCTCCTCGCTCGAACTCGGCGGCAAGAACGCCATGCTGGTCCTGCACGACGCCGACGTCGAGAAGGCCGCGGCCGGCGCCGTGCGCGGCTGCTTCTCCTCCGCGGGACAGCTGTGCATCTCCATCGAGCGGCTCTACGTGCACGCGTCCGTCGCCGACGCCTTCCTGGAGCGCTTCACCGCCCGCACGAAGGCCCTGCGGCTCGGCACCGGCCTCGCCTACGGCGCCGACATGGGCTCCCTCGTCTCGCAGCGGCAGCTGGACGCCGTGACCCGGCACGTCGAGGACGCCGTCTCCCGGGGGGCCACGGTCCTCGCGGGCGGGCGGCCCCGCCCCGACGTCGGCCCGCTCTTCCACGAGCCGACCGTCCTGGAGGGCGTCGAGCCGTCCATGGCCGTGTGCGCGGAGGAGACGTTCGGCCCGGTGGTGTCCGTGCACCGCTTCCAGGACGAGGACGAAGCCGTCGCCCTGGCCAACGCCACCCCGTACGGGCTCAACGCCAGCGTCTGGACCGCGGACGGGCGGCGGGGCCGGGCCCTCGCGGCGCGGCTGCGCACCGGCACGGTCAACGTCAACGAGGCCTACGCGGCCGCGTACGGCAGCGCACAGGCCCCCATGGGCGGCATGGGGGACTCCGGGCTGGGCCGCCGGCACGGCTCCGAGGGCATCCTCAAGTACACCGAGGCCCAGACCGTCGCCCACCAGCGCGTCATGCCGCTGGCCCCCGCCTTCGGGCTGGACGACGAGAAGTACGCGGAGTTCATGACGCGGAGCCTGCGGGTGATGAAGACGCTGCGCCTGCGCTGAACCGGTCACCCCGGTCACCCCGGTCACCCCGGCAGCGCGTTGCCGCCGAGTGCACCGAGTACGTCCAGCACCACGAGTACGTCCAGCACACCGAGTACGTCCAGCACCACGAGTTCGTTCAGCACCACGAGTTCGCCCGGTACGGAGGCCATGGTGACAGCGATCGACTACGACTACGACGTGATCGTCGTCGGCTCGGGCTTCGGCGGCGCGGTGTCCGCCCTGCGCCTGAGCGAGAAGGGCTATCGCGTGGGCGTGCTGGAGGCGGGCCGCCGCTTCACGCGCGAGACGCTGCCCAGGAACTCCTGGGACCTGCGCAACTACCTGTGGGCGCCCGCCCTCGGCCTCTACGGCATCCAGCGCATCCACCTGCTCGGCAACGTCATGGTCCTCGCGGGCGCCGGGGTCGGCGGCGGCTCGCTCAACTACGCCAACACCCTCTACGTGCCGCCGAAGGCCTTCTTCCAGGACCGGCAGTGGGCCGGCATCACCGACTGGGAGGAGGAGCTGCAGCCGTACTACGACCAGGCGCGCCGCATGCTCGGCGTCCGCCTCAACCCGACGATGACGCCCTCCGACGTCCACCTGAAGGCGGCGGCCGAGCGCCTGGGCGTGGGGGAGACCTTCCGCATGGCCCCGGTCGGGGTGTTCTTCGGCGACGGCGCGGACGCCGACGGCACGCACCGCGCCCGGCCCGGCGAGGAGACCGCCGACCCCTACTTCGGGGGCGCCGGGCCCGCCCGCCGGGCCTGCACCGAGTGCGGCGAGTGCATGACCGGCTGCCGGCACGGCGCGAAGAACACCCTCAACGAGAACTACCTCCACCTCGCCGAGCGCGCCGGCGCCGTCGTCCACCCCATGACCACGGTCGTCGCCGTGACGGAGCACCGGGAGGGCGGGCACCGCGTCGTGACCGTCCCGACCGACAAGCGGCGGGGGAGCGTCCGCCCGCGGGTGCTGCGCGCGGAACGGGTGGTGATCGCCGCCGGCACGTACGGCACCCAGACCCTGCTGCACACCATGAAGGACAAGGGCCTGCTGCCCCGCATCCCCGACGGGCTGGGCCGCCTGACGCGTACGAACTCCGAGGCCCTGGTCGGCGCGCAGACCGACGCCCGCCGCTACGGGAAGGCGCACGGCGGGGCCCGGCCCGACTTCACACAGGGCGTCGCCATCACCTCGTCCGCCCACCTCGACGAGCACACCCACATCGAGCCCGTGCGCTATGGCAAGGGCTCGAACGCGATGGGCGCGCTGTCCGTCCTCCAGGTGCCGGTGGCCACCCGGGCGCCCCGGGCCGTCGCGTTCGCGGCGCGCTGCGTACGGCACCCGCTGCAGCTGCTGATGTCGCTCTCCAACCGGCGCTGGTCCGAGCGGACGATCATCGGGCTGGTCATGCAGTCGCTCGACAACTCCCTGACCACGCACCGCAGGAGCAGGGGCCCGGGCAAGGGCCTGCTGACCGCCCGGCAGGGGCACGGGGCGCCCAACCCCAAGCAGATCCCCGCCGCGACGATGGCCGCGAGCATCGTCGCCGAGGAGATCAACGGCTTCCCCGGCAGCAACGTGGGCGAGCTGATGGGCACCCCGCTCACCGCGCACTTCCTGGGCGGCTGCCCCATCGGCGCCGACGCCTCGCAGGGCGTCATCGACCCGTACCACCGGTTGTACGGGCACCCCGGCATCACGGTCGTGGACGGCGCGGCCGTCTCCGCCAACCTCGGCGTGAACCCGGCGCTCAGCATCACCGCCCAGGCGGAACGGGCCATGTCCCTCTGGCCCAACAAGGGCGAGCCGGACCCGCGGCCGGAGCAGGGACAGGCGTACGGGCGGATCGAGGCGGTCGCACCGGTCAGGCCCGCCGTACCGGAAGGGGCCTACGGGGAGCTCAAGTTGGAGGCGGTCCGGAGGGGCGGCGGCGAGGCCGGTCCGGGCGACCCCTTCGAGCCGGGGCGCCCGGTGCTGCGGCTGCTCCCGCTGCTCCCGCCGGACGGGCAGGGGCGGGGGTGCGCGTCCGGTCGATGACGGGCGGGAGCGTCCGGTCGCTGTCGCTGTCGCGGGCTGCGCTGCGGCGGTAGGCGGCGGGTGGCAGGCGGCCGGGGCTACCGGGAGCCGCGTCCGCGCCGTGCGACGGCCACCGCCCCGCCTCCCACCACGATCGCCGCACCGGCGACCCCCAGGAGCAGAGGGGTCGAGGACGACGAGCCGGTCGTGGCCAGCTCGCCCGTCGCCGGCAGGTCCGACAGGCCGCCCTTGGGGGCCGGCTTGGCCACCACGGTCGTCACGGCCTTCCCGGGCCTGGTGGTCGTGCCCTTGGAGTCCTCGCCTGTGGTGGGCTTGCTGCCCGCGGCCAGGACGTCGAAGTAGTAGTACGCGCCGGCCGAGTAGCCGCAGGTGCGGTTCCGGTCGGAGAAGAAGCCCGTCTGGAACGCCCCGCCGAAGCCGGCCGGCGCCTTGGCGTCGACCTTCAGGCGCAGCGACGCCTCCGCGAACGCGCGCGGCTTGAGGTTGCGCGTCTCGGCGAAGTAGCCGTAGTCGTCGGGCATGGGCTCCCACCGGCGGGAACCGGAGTTGTACCACTGCACGGTGACGTACTTCGTGGTCTCGTTCTCCAGGTTCTTCCGGTCCCAGGACCACAGCTCCATGGAGGCGGACAGGGACGCGATGACCCTGCCGGACGTGTTGGCCGCCCGGTAGGTGAAGGCGTGCCAGCCGGAACCGGCGACGATCTCCCGCGGCAGGCCGCGGAGTTCGGTCGTCACCCACTTCTCCTCGGTGTGGGTGCGGCAGGCGTCCTCGGCCGGGGAGGCCGGGGCGGAGCTCTTCGATGCGCCGGGCGCGGGCGAGGAGGCGGAGGCGCTGGGGGAGGCACTGGGGGAGCGGCCCGCGGAAGCGGATGCGGACGCGGATGCAGATGCGGACGTGGACGCGGAGGCTGATGCCGAAGCCGATGCGGAAGAGGACGCCGAGGCTGATGCGGATGCCGAGGAAGCCGTCGTCGCCGGCCCGTCCCCCGTCGCGAAGGCGTGGGGAGCCGCGAGGACCGTGGCCGGGCCGATGACGGCCGTGGCGGCGGCGGTTGCCAGCGCGCGGCGAAGCTTCATGGAAATACCCCATCCGGATGCGGAGTGAAAAGGCCGTCGCGGTGGGGGGAGTCGCGGTGTGGCCGTGCTGGTTGGCACGTACATGAGCATCGTAGGGGGAGCTGTCACGGCCCGGTCGCCGAGGGTGGGCGGGTGACCGACATCACAGGCGGTTGTCGGCCGCCCGGCGTCGCGGAAAACGGCGAAGGGCCCCGGGCCGCCACCGCGGGGGCGTGCGGGCGGCCTCGGGGCCCTTGACTGCCGGCACCGAGGTCAGGGCGAGGTCGGTGCCGCGGAGCGGCGCCGGGGGGAGCGCCGCGGGTCATGGGGTGTGGTGTGGGCGTACGGGTGGTGCGGGGCGTACGACCTCACTGGTTCGACCAATGGCGGTTCGGGACCAGGAGGTTGGTGCTCTCTTGGCATCGTGCGGGATGGGCCGGACCCGGCGCAACCGTTTCGACCGGATACGGTCGGTTCCAGGCGTCCCCGGAACCGACCGTCTTTTCGGTGGCAACCGGGCTGCTGTCCCCTGCTGACCGGTCACCGGCACCGGAGTGAGGTCCCACGACGCGCGCACTCGCACGTCTCACACTCCGGTGGATCCGCCCTGTCGGTGCCGGGCGCCCAGGTGAACAGGGGCGGAAGCCACGCGTGGATTTCAGGTGGGCCGCTCCTGGATGGCGCGGGCATCCGGCTCAACGAGGCGGGTCGCCGTGCGGTCACGCGCCGTCCGGGTGATGTGACGGCCCGGCGGTCCGAACCCGCATGCGGCACCTGTACAGATCCCCAGGGGGACGGGATGGGCAGGGGCCGGATGGGGGTCGGACGGGGTCCGGGCAAGGGCCGGAGGGGGTCCGGGCAAGGGCCGGAGAGGGTCAGACGCGGCCCCGGCACAGTTCCAGCAGCGTCATGGCGAGCGCGGTGCCCGGCTTCCCGAGCTGGTCGCTGTAGTGGCCGATGATCTCCATCTCGCGGGAGAGGTTCACCCGGCGACCGCCGGAGGCGATGCGTTCGTGCTGGATCACGGCCGAGACCGCCATCCGTTCCTGGATGAGGCCGATGATCCTGCCGTCGAGATCGTCGATCCGCTGCCGGGCGCCGGTGATCACGCCGGCGGCCTCGTCGGTACGGGCGCCGGTCTCGGCCGCGGGACGGGCCGCGGCGGCGGTGGGACGGGTTGCGGTGGGGGTGGGGCGGGTCGCGGTGGCGGTGGCGGTGGGGGTGGCGGTGGCGGTGGGGGTGCTCATGTCTGATCCTCCAAAAAGGGGCGGCGGCCCCCCGGAGCGACAGGACCCGGGAAAAACGACAGGCGCCCCGGGCCTTGTCGGCCCGGGGCGCCTGTGGAAGTCGCTTGTCAGTTGCTCAAGCAGCACGACCATGGCAGCCGGACGGGCCGGTTGCCATAGGTAAAGACGAAGGTCTGGTGCTTGCGCATGGGGGACAGTATGGCCCGCGGGCGCCGCCGGGGCCAGCGCCGGTCCGGTCGGGTTTCGGATGGTGAGACAAAAGCAAGCACCGGCGCCCCGGTAGAATCGACAAATACAGACCCCCTCCTCCACCGCCGGAAGGCCGCTCCCGTGTCAGCAGCACCCCCCGCCGCCCACGACAACACCGCGGAGCCGGTGCTCGTTGTCGACTTCGGCGCGCAGTACGCCCAGCTCATCGCCCGCCGAGTCCGTGAGGCGCGGGTCTACAGCGAGATCGTGCCCAGCACGATGCCCGTGGCAGAGATGCTCGCCAAGAAGCCGAAGGCGATCATCCTCTCCGGCGGCCCCTCGTCCGTGTACGAGGAAGGCGCCCCCCGCCTCGACGACGCCCTCGGCCTCTTCGAAGCCGGCGTCCCCGTCTTCGGCATGTGCTACGGCTTCCAGCTGATGGCCACCACGCTCGGCGGCACCGTCGACAACACCGGCGCGCGCGAGTACGGCCGCACCCCCCTGCACGTCTCCAAGACCGGCTCGACCCTCTTCGAGGGCACCCCGGCGGAGCAGTCGGTGTGGATGTCGCACGGCGACGCCTGCTCGGCCGCGCCCGAGGGCTTCACCGTCACCGCCTCCACGGACGTCGTGCCGGTCGCCGCCTTCGAGAATGACGAGAAGAAGCTCTACGGCGTCCAGTACCACCCCGAGGTCATGCACTCCACGCACGGCCAGCTGGTCCTGGAGCACTTCCTCTACCGCGGCGCGGGCATCGAGCCGACCTGGACCACGGGCAACGTGATCGAGGAGCAGGTCGCCGCCATCCGCGAGCAGGTCGGCAGCAAGCGCGCCATCTGCGGCCTGTCCGGCGGCGTGGACTCCGCGGTCGCCGCGGCCCTCGTCCAGAAGGCCATCGGCTCTCAGCTGACCTGCGTGTACGTCGACCACGGCCTGATGCGCAAGGGCGAGACCGAGCAGGTCGAGAAGGACTTCGTCGCCGCGACGGGCGTCCAGCTCAAGGTCGTCGACGCGCAGGAGCGCTTCC is part of the Streptomyces roseifaciens genome and encodes:
- a CDS encoding chorismate mutase: MSTPTATATPTATATATRPTPTATRPTAAAARPAAETGARTDEAAGVITGARQRIDDLDGRIIGLIQERMAVSAVIQHERIASGGRRVNLSREMEIIGHYSDQLGKPGTALAMTLLELCRGRV
- a CDS encoding GMC family oxidoreductase, which translates into the protein MVTAIDYDYDVIVVGSGFGGAVSALRLSEKGYRVGVLEAGRRFTRETLPRNSWDLRNYLWAPALGLYGIQRIHLLGNVMVLAGAGVGGGSLNYANTLYVPPKAFFQDRQWAGITDWEEELQPYYDQARRMLGVRLNPTMTPSDVHLKAAAERLGVGETFRMAPVGVFFGDGADADGTHRARPGEETADPYFGGAGPARRACTECGECMTGCRHGAKNTLNENYLHLAERAGAVVHPMTTVVAVTEHREGGHRVVTVPTDKRRGSVRPRVLRAERVVIAAGTYGTQTLLHTMKDKGLLPRIPDGLGRLTRTNSEALVGAQTDARRYGKAHGGARPDFTQGVAITSSAHLDEHTHIEPVRYGKGSNAMGALSVLQVPVATRAPRAVAFAARCVRHPLQLLMSLSNRRWSERTIIGLVMQSLDNSLTTHRRSRGPGKGLLTARQGHGAPNPKQIPAATMAASIVAEEINGFPGSNVGELMGTPLTAHFLGGCPIGADASQGVIDPYHRLYGHPGITVVDGAAVSANLGVNPALSITAQAERAMSLWPNKGEPDPRPEQGQAYGRIEAVAPVRPAVPEGAYGELKLEAVRRGGGEAGPGDPFEPGRPVLRLLPLLPPDGQGRGCASGR
- a CDS encoding succinic semialdehyde dehydrogenase, whose product is MTDSRHSAPEVAAVTTAEAAPVPGPPAGGNPVAPPGARTADDVVTPGVVARLTRGVIGSGSTVSHTPLTGRKLADLPESTPEDVATAFARAREAQLHWAGVPVGERAAVLLRFHDLLLDRQSEVLDLIQVETGKARLHAHEEVQAVAVAARHYGRKGPAYLRPKAHTGVVPLLTKVTELRHPRGVVGQIAPWNYPFELSVGDALPAFVAGNAVVMKPDTQTALTALWARELLIEAGLPEEVWQVVLGEGPVVGPAVVERADYVSFTGSTRTGREVAQGAAARLIGSSLELGGKNAMLVLHDADVEKAAAGAVRGCFSSAGQLCISIERLYVHASVADAFLERFTARTKALRLGTGLAYGADMGSLVSQRQLDAVTRHVEDAVSRGATVLAGGRPRPDVGPLFHEPTVLEGVEPSMAVCAEETFGPVVSVHRFQDEDEAVALANATPYGLNASVWTADGRRGRALAARLRTGTVNVNEAYAAAYGSAQAPMGGMGDSGLGRRHGSEGILKYTEAQTVAHQRVMPLAPAFGLDDEKYAEFMTRSLRVMKTLRLR
- the guaA gene encoding glutamine-hydrolyzing GMP synthase, which codes for MSAAPPAAHDNTAEPVLVVDFGAQYAQLIARRVREARVYSEIVPSTMPVAEMLAKKPKAIILSGGPSSVYEEGAPRLDDALGLFEAGVPVFGMCYGFQLMATTLGGTVDNTGAREYGRTPLHVSKTGSTLFEGTPAEQSVWMSHGDACSAAPEGFTVTASTDVVPVAAFENDEKKLYGVQYHPEVMHSTHGQLVLEHFLYRGAGIEPTWTTGNVIEEQVAAIREQVGSKRAICGLSGGVDSAVAAALVQKAIGSQLTCVYVDHGLMRKGETEQVEKDFVAATGVQLKVVDAQERFLDALAGVSEPEAKRKIIGREFIRVFEQAQAEIVAEAGAGGEDVAFLVQGTLYPDVVESGGGTGTANIKSHHNVGGLPEDLEFELVEPLRQLFKDEVRMVGQELGLPDEIVQRQPFPGPGLGIRIVGEVTKERLDLLREADAIAREELTAAGLDREIWQCPVVLLADVRSVGVQGDGRTYGHPIVLRPVSSEDAMTADWTRMPYEVLARISTRITNEVADVNRVVLDVTSKPPGTIEWE
- a CDS encoding serine/threonine-protein kinase, translated to MTNDGGRPTGPTGASEPTSYDLQPPRAPVAATSGIPEATGSVYTPGAPNPYAAPAPPPHVPHPAAHAPAATAAPAATAAVPVPGSVTAATGSAPDPGAGRRIGNRYRLISRLGHGGMGTVWKAHDEVVDREVAVKEPRVPDHLPASMRENVHQRMQREARAAARVTHPSVVAVHDVVVEDGRPWIVMELVRGHSLGDRLADGTLDPREAARIGLAVLDALGAAHEAGVLHRDVKPDNVLLGRDDRVVLTDFGIAQIEGEQGLTETGAFVGSPEYVAPERVLGQRPGPESDLWSLGVVLYSAVEGVSPFRRSNTQATMQAILSAEPQTPSRGAGVLGGLVMALLHKNPAARPGTAEVRRALETVARPATAGEPAFGAAGRPQATGSKWVPPVLQGNRKAQWGLGVGVVAVATAATLLIVNPFAVGPAIPLHWKVRDEPEIVRASLAVPEDYEKSVDSNDNWVYFQDPSGVFGISLDKDTAEQRAKNTGSNEPKDIGSAEVEAKRLTDLRTTNPSTKLNDAKTDTVKASPYPGMQTAEIVTVYRKSGSNEGDPKALKRELVIVNEAKTVTWVLEVRMPEKGEGRKTGDKLFENVVKYLKIQDK
- a CDS encoding LAETG motif-containing sortase-dependent surface protein; this translates as MTTELRGLPREIVAGSGWHAFTYRAANTSGRVIASLSASMELWSWDRKNLENETTKYVTVQWYNSGSRRWEPMPDDYGYFAETRNLKPRAFAEASLRLKVDAKAPAGFGGAFQTGFFSDRNRTCGYSAGAYYYFDVLAAGSKPTTGEDSKGTTTRPGKAVTTVVAKPAPKGGLSDLPATGELATTGSSSSTPLLLGVAGAAIVVGGGAVAVARRGRGSR